The Neisseria subflava genomic interval GACGGCGGCGATGTGCAAATGACCGGTCCTGCTGAAACCGTTTTTGAAGGCGAGTTGCAGTATTCATGATGGTTTCTTTGGATTTTTGGTTTGCCGTCGCGTATGCTGCGGTATCGTTGGCATTTATTTTTCGCGCGCAGCGGTTTCAATGGCTTTGGGCTGCGGTGTTGTTGTGGCTGGGGATTTCGGCACTGGGCGCGCGCTTGCTGCCCGGAATGTGGGGCTTTACGCATACAGGCCCTTTGTTTATCCCTCATTTTTATCTGACAATCGCCAGTATTTTTTTCTTTATCGATGACTGCAGTAGAACGGAAGACAAAAAGTTTTGGTCGGCAGGCGAATATGCCGGTTTGACCTTATTTGCGGTTTCCAATGTCGTCATGACTTTGGCTTTTGTTTTCTTGGCAGGCGTGGTTTATTTCATCTTGCCATTGGCAGGCGCAGTTTTTGCATGGGTGGCCTTGCTGAAAATTTATGCTTTGAAACCGATTTATTGGTTTGTTTTGCAGGGCGTGTTGATGCTGGTGTTTTATCTGCACCGCGTGGTCGTGTGCAGGCAGTCGGCGGCTTTGTTTAGTGCCACTCAGCTGCAAATGGGTTGGCTGGTTGCAGTTGTCATGCAGGCTGTGGTTGCCATGGCTTTGATTTTTGAACGGGGCGGATATTAATTTATCCAAACTAAAAGTTATAATGAAAGAAATTTTCGATATTGGTTTTTCAGACGGCCTGAGTTTAATATGCAGGCTATATTACATCTAAATCTGGAGCAGGAAATGAAAATTGCAAATAATATTACCGAGCTGATCGGCAATACCCCTTTGGTGAAATTGAATCGTTTGACCGAGGGTTTGAAAGCGCAAATCGCCGTCAAACTTGAATTTTTCAATCCGGGCAGCAGCGTGAAAGACCGTATTGCCGAAGCCATGATCGAAGCGGCGGAGCAGGCCGGTAAAATCAATAAAGATACCGTTATCGTTGAGGCGACCAGCGGCAATACCGGTATTGGTTTGGCAATGGTGTGTGCGGCCCGCGGTTATAAATTGGCGATTACTATGCCTGAAAGCATGAGTAAAGAACGCAAAATGCTGCTGCGTGCGTTCGGTGCAGAGCTGATTTTGACACCTGCTGCCGAAGGTATGGCAGGCGCTATCGCTAAAGCCCAGTCTTTGGTGGACGAACATCCAGATACTTACTTTATGCCGCGCCAATTTGATAACGAGGCTAATCCTGAAGTTCACCGCAAAACCACTGCCGAAGAAATTTGGCGTGATACAGACGGCCAAGTTGATATTTTCGTGGCCGGTGTGGGTACTGGCGGCACGATTACCGGCGTGGGTGAAGTGTTGAAAAAATACAAACCCGAAGTTCAAATCGTGGCTGTCGAGCCTGAAGCTTCCCCGGTATTGAGCGGTGGTGAAAAAGGCCCGCATCCGATTCAAGGTTTGGGCGCAGGCTTTATCCCCAGTGTTTTGAATACGACTGTTTACGACAGTATTGTCAAAGTACCTAACGAAGCAGCGTTTGAAACTGCGCGCGCTATGGCTGAAAAAGAAGGCATTTTGGTAGGTATTTCTTCCGGTGCCGCGGTATGGAGCGCATTGCAGCTGGCTAAAAAAACTGAAAACGAAGGCAAGCTGATTGTTGTCTTGTTGCCATCGTATGGCGAACGCTATCTTTCTACGCCTCTGTTTGCCGATTTGGCATAATATAGGATTGTTGTTAAAGGGCCGTTTTCAGACGGCCTTTTTTACGTATGGGCTTGAGATATAGTATGAAATCTGTTGTAATTCAGTTAATGAGCTTTGAATACCGTTATTCAAAAGTTGGTTTCTTCAACGAATCATGCTTATAATGCGCATTATGAAAAAATACATTCTTCCTATCCTTGCTGTGGCGGTACTTGCCGGTTGTGAATCGATTTATGTTCCAACATTGAAAGAAGTGCCAGTTCGACCAACCAACGTCAAGAAACCTAAGGCTGATTCACAAGTTTCAGCTACCAGTTATCATTTGGCTCCTTCGCATTGGGCAGATGTTTCCAAGATTCATGATGAAGCACGTCGCTTGAGTACCCAAGTGAGCCAAGGTAGTCTGACCAAAGTTCAGGCTGCCCAATATTTGAACCGCTTCCGTATCCAACAAGTGGGACGCAACTCCGTCGATGACAGTATGTACGAAGTTTATCTGCGTTCTGCCGTTGACAGCCAACGTGGTGAAATTACTACCGAGCAATCCAAACAGTACATTCAAGGTGCTTTGCGTGGTTGGCAGCAACGTTGGAAAAACATGGATACCAAGCCAAGCAATCCTGCGTTTACCAACTTCCTGATGGAAGTTATGGGTATGCAGCCTTTGAAATAAAAAAGTCATAAACCGAGAAGGCCGTCTGAATATTCAGACGGCCTTCTTCTCATATTTATATATGTGTAGTCGAATTGTATCCAATTAAGAACCAAACAGCTTGTCAGCCGCTTGACGGGCTTTTTCTTGAATATCTTCGGTCAGATAGTTTTTCATCTGAGAATAAACCAATGCAATGACGGCAATGTCGTCACTGAAACCAAATGGAATCAGCAAGTCGGGAATGCTGTCGATGGGGCTGAGAAAATAAACCAGTGCACCGACAATAATCATTTTGGCCCGTTTGGGCGTGTGTTCGGATTCCCAAAGGTAATAAAGTGCATAAAGCTGTCGGACGACAGGTTTGCCCAGGCGGCCGGCAAAGCGTCCGAGTTTTTTCATAAAACCGGATGTGTCCAAGTTTCGACGGCGGAAGGAGGGGATATAGTCTTCCGGGTCGGGTGTGTTTTGATGAGGGGAGTGTGTCATGATACAGCTTCCTTATAAGGTATGGAAACATTGTTGGTGTTGTGCTGTATTTTAGTCCATCTAGAGATGGATGAAATGTCTTTGAATGTATAACTATGTAAGAGTAGTGATGATAATGCAATGGTAATAAGTTAAGAATGGCTTATGCCGCAGCAATCAAATCACTACTGCTTACCCACAAAAATAAATCGATTATATGGAGTAATCATGAATAAGAGAATAAAAATATGTCCCGCTTGTCAACAAGGCTATCTCTACCATTCAAAACCTAAATATCTTCATGATGAAATTATTCTGTGTGATGAATGCGATGCAGTATGGCTCAAAGGAGTGAATATATTTTATGGAGAATATGAAAAAGATTTTTATTCTTATGTTCCTTTCATGGAATCCCAAGGTATAACGGATGAATGTATCTGGGAAGGAGAGCTGTTCGATCATCCATATTATGAAGATGAAAACTCAAATGATATGGATTGATAGAAACTTTATATAGTGGATTAAATTTAAATCAGGACAAGGCGACGAAGCCGCAGACAGTACAGATAGTACGGAACCGATTCACTTGGTGCTTCAGAACCTTAGAGAATCGTTCTCTTTGAGCTAAGGCGAGGCAACGCCGTACTGGTTTAAAGTTAATCCACTATATCTTTTCAGACGGCCTTGTCCATCAAATTTGGCACATTATTTCACACACGGATTGTCTAAAACAACCAAGACATTGCGTTCGGCTTTGTTCATATACGTCATGTGGACTTTCTTGCCTTTGAACTCTGCTTCAACGACAGATTCCTTTGTAAAGATTAGGTATCAAGAGTGAGAATTTATCTCACAATAGATACAATTCTCAAATAATAATGATGTTATCGTAAGTGCTTTGATGGGGAGATGGCTTAATTGCAGGAAAGTAACAAAAAAGGCTAGCCACGCAAAAAAAAATCTAAGAATGATTGTTTGATTTTATTAGTCTTTTGGTAAAAATCATTAGAGCATTCATAAATTGCACTGTTCAAAATGAGATAAAACAGGTAAATTATGGTTTATGTAGCTTATTGTAGTGCTGAGCTATAGGTTTTGAGCTGATAATAAATCTAGAGGAACTGACCATGTCCGCCAAATCACGCCCGGTATTTTTGGAAATTCCGAATATCCGATTGCCCATACCGGGGATTGTATCTATTCTTCACCGTATCAGCGGCGTCGGCTTGTTTGTGATGCTGCCTGTTCTCTTGTATTTCTTCTCTGGAACGCTGGATCGCGAAGCGTCGTTTGAAGCATATCGTTCTGCTATTTCCAATCCGTTTGTGAAGCTGATCCTTATCGGTCTGTTGTGGGCATATCTGCACCACTTTTTTGCCGGTATCCGCTTTCTGTTTTTGGATGTGCATAAAGGCCTGGAATTAAATACTGCCCGTACTACTGCTAAAGTTGTATTTGCTTCTGCTTTGATTCTGACCGTCGTTTTGGGAGCTTTGTTATGGTAGAACGTAAATTGACAGGTGCGCATTACGGTTTGCGCGATTGGGCAATGCAACGTGCAACTGCGGTCATCATGCTAGTGTACACCGTGGTTCTTTTGGTTGTTTTGTTTACGTTGCCTAAAGAATATTCGGCATGGCAGGCATTTTTTGATCAAACTTGGGTGAAGGTGTTTACCCAAGTGAGCTTCTTGGCCGTATTCCTGCATGCATGGGTAGGTATCCGTGATTTGTGGATGGACTACATTAAGCCTTTCGGCCTACGTTTGTTTTTACAAGTTGCCACCATCGTTTGGTTGGTAGGCTGCTTGGTGTATTCAGTTAAAGTAATTTGGGGGTAAATATGGGTTTTCCTGTTCGCAAGTTTGATGCCGTGATTGTTGGCGGTGGTGGTGCAGGTTTACGTGCAGCCCTTCAATTGTCTAAATCCGGCCTGAATTGTGCTGTTTTGTCTAAAGTGTTCCCAACTCGTTCTCATACTGTAGCGGCTCAAGGTGGTATTTCTGCTTCATTGGGTAATGTGCAAGAAGACCGTTGGGATTGGCACATGTACGATACCGTGAAAGGTTCTGACTGGTTGGGCGACCAAGATGCGATTGAGTTTATGTGTCGCGCCGCACCTGAAGCCGTAATTGAGTTGGAACACATGGGTATGCCTTTCGACCGTGTGGAAAGCGGTAAAATCTACCAACGTCCTTTCGGCGGCCATACTGCCGAACACGGTAAACGCGCGGTAGAACGTGCATGTGCGGTTGCCGACCGTACCGGTCATGCGATGTTGCATACTTTGTACCAACAAAACGTCCGTGCCAATACACAATTCTTTGTGGAATGGACGGCGCAAGATTTGATTCGTGATGAAAACGGCGACGTAGTCGGTGTGACCGCCATGGAAATGGAAACCGGCGAAGTTTATATTTTCCACGCTAAAGCTGTGATGTTTGCTACTGGTGGCGGCGGTCGTATTTATGCTTCTTCTACCAATGCTTATATGAATACCGGTGATGGTTTGGGTATTTGTGCCCGTGCAGGTATTCCGTTGGAAGACATGGAATTCTGGCAATTCCACCCGACCGGTGTAGCCGGTGCTGGTGTATTGATTACCGAGGGTGTGCGTGGTGAGGGCGGTATTCTGCTGAATGCCGACGGCGAACGCTTTATGGAACGTTACGCTCCGACTGTAAAAGACTTGGCTTCCCGTGACGTGGTTTCCCGTGCGATGGCGATGGAAATTTACGAAGGTCGCGGCTGTGGTAAAAACAAAGACCACGTATTGCTGAAAATCGACCATATCGGTGCAGAAAAAATTATGGAAAAACTGCCGGGCATCCGCGAGATTTCCATCCAGTTTGCCGGTATCGACCCGATTAAAGACCCAATTCCTGTTGTGCCGACTACTCACTACATGATGGGCGGTATTCCGACCAACTACCATGGCGAAGTTGTCGTTCCGCAAGGTGAAGATTACGAAGTACCTGTAAAAGGTCTGTATGCGGCAGGTGAGTGCGCTTGTGCTTCCGTACACGGTGCGAACCGCTTGGGTACTAACTCCCTGTTGGACTTGGTGGTATTCGGTAAAGCTGCCGGCGACAGCATGATTAAATTCATCAAAGAGCAAAGCGACTGGAAACCTCTGCCTGCTAATGCTGGTGAATTGACCCGCCAGCGTATCGAGCGTTTGGATAACCAAACCGGTGGTGAAAACGTTGATGCATTGCGTCGCGAACTGCAACGATCTGTACAACTGCATGCCGGTGTGTTCCGTACTGATGAGATTCTGAGCAAAGGCGTTCGAGAAATCATGGAGATTGCCGAGCGTGTGAAACGTACTGAAATCAAAGACAAGAGCAAAGTGTGGAATACCGCGCGTATCGAAGCTTTGGAATTGGATAATCTGATTGAAGTAGCGAAAGCGACTTTGGTGTCCGCCGAAGCGCGTAAAGAATCCCGCGGTGCACACGCTTCAGACGACCATCCTGAGCGCGATGACGAAAACTGGATGAAACATACCCTGTATCATTCAGATACCAATACTTTGTCTTACAAACCGGTACATACCAAGCCTTTGAGCGTGGAATACATCAAACCGGCTAAACGCGTTTATTGATGAGTTTTCAGACGGCCTTTATCTTAAAGGCCGTCTGAAACCTAACCATACCCACATTGAACTGCTTGAATTCATAATACAAAATCATTGGGCAGTTTATGAGAAAAGGAACACTTCTCATGGAAAAAATGAGTTTTGAAATTTACCGTTACAACCCGGACGTTGATGCCAAACCTTATATGCAACGTTACGAGTTGGAATTGGAACCAACCGACGTTAAACTTTTGGACGCTTTGGTGCGCCTGAAAGCGCAAGACGATACATTGTCTTTCCGCCGTTCTTGCCGCGAAGGTATTTGCGGTTCTGACGGTATGAACATCAACGGCAAAAACGGCTTGGCATGTCTGACCGATCTGCGCGGCCTGAAACAGCCGGTTAAAATCCGTCCTCTGCCGGGTCTGCCTGTTATCCGCGACCTGATTGTGGATATGACCCAATTCTTTAAACAATATCACTCCATCAAACCTTACGTTGTCAACGATAACCCTATCGATGCGGACAAAGAGCGTCTGCAAACTCAGGAAGAGCGTAAAGAGTTGGACGGTTTGTACGAATGTATTTTGTGCGCCTGCTGTTCGACTGCCTGCCCGTCATTCTGGTGGAACCCTGATAAATTCGTTGGTCCGTCCGGTTTGCTGAATGCTTACCGTTTCATTGCGGATAGCCGTGATACCATCACTAATGAGCGTTTGGATAATCTGAACGACCCATACCGTTTGTTCCGTTGCCACACCATTATGAACTGCGTAGACGTATGTCCTAAACACTTGAATCCGACCCGAGCCATCGGTAAGATTAAAGAGATTATGTTGAAACGAGCCGTTTAAGAAATGATGGTTTTTGACGATATTGCCAAACGGAAAATCCGTTTTCAAACCCGCCGAGGATTGTTGGAATTGGACTTAATCTTCGGTAGGTTTATGGAAAAAGAATTCGAGCACCTGAGTGATCAGGAGTTGTCCGAATTTTCCGAAATCCTCGAATTTCAAGACCAAGAGTTGCTTGCCTTGATTAACGGACATTCGGCGACGGACAAGAAACACCTGATTCCCATGCTTGAAAAAATCAGACAGGCATGACGTATTATAGAGCTTGTTTGCGATGCCAATCCGAACAAGCTCTTTCCATACTGAGGCCGTCTGAAAAAAAGGACCGTGCCGCTTGGGCGGCAACGAAAGCCCCAACTTACAAAGGAGTTTAAGAATGTCTAAATCAGTCAAGCTCACCACCCCAAATCAAGAGACCTTGGAACTGCCAGTATTGGAAGCAAGTATCGGCCATGATGTGGTTGATATCCGTGCGTTGACTAAAAATACAGGTCTGTTTTCCTTCGACCCCGGATTCGTGTCAACTGCAAGTTGTGAATCCAAAATCACTTATATTGATGGCGATGAAGGTCTGTTGTATTACCGTGGTTATCCTATCGAGCAGCTGGCAGAAAAATCCGATTATTTGGAAGTTTGCTATCTGTTGATTTACGGCGAACTGCCTACCCCTGAACAGAAAAAAGAATTTGATGCCACAGTCAGTCGCCATACTATGCTGCATGAGCAGCTGACTTGGTTCTTCCGCGGTTTCCGTCGCGATGCGCATCCGATGGCGATGATGGTTGGCGTGGTTGGCGCTTTGTCTGCGTTCTACCAAGACAGCTTGGATATTGCCAATCCTGAGCACCGCAAAATTGCGATTTACCGCTTAATCTCCAAAATTCCGACAATTGCGGCAATGTGTTACCGTTATTCCAACGGCCTGCCGTTCAATTATCCAAAAAATAACCTTTCCTATGCTGAAAACTTCTTGCACATGATGTTTGCGACTCCATGTGAAGAATACAAACCTAATCCAGTATTGGCTCGCGCGCTCGACCGCATCTTTATTTTGCATGCCGACCACGAGCAAAACGCTTCTACTTCGACCGTACGTTTGGCCGGCTCTTCAGGCGCGAACCCATTTGCCTGTATCGCTGCCGGTATCGCCTGTCTGTGGGGTGCTTCACACGGCGGTGCAAACGAAGCTGTGTTGAAGATGCTAGATGAAATCGGCGATGTATCTAATGTTGCCGCATACATGGAAGGTGTGAAACAACGCAAATATCGTCTGATGGGCTTCGGTCACCGCGTATACCGCAATATGGACCCACGAGCCAATATCATGCGCGAAACCTGTTATGAAGTCTTGAAAGAATTGGGCTTGGAAGACAGTCCTAAATTCAAGCTGGCGATGGAATTGGAACAAATTGCACTGAAAGATCCGTTCTTTGTTGAACGCAAGCTGTATCCAAACGTCGATTTCTACTCCGGTATCGTCTTGTCCGCATTGGGCATTCCAACTGAAATGTTTACCGTTATCTTCGCATTGTCGCGCAGTGTAGGTTGGATTTCTCATTGGCATGAAATGATTAGCGATCCAGCACTGAAAATCGGTCGCCCACGTCAACTGTATACCGGTGCAGAGCGTCGCGATTACGTTCCGGTAGATAAACGCTAATAGGCAATACATTAATATATTGTTTAAAAGTCGTTTGAAAAAATCGAATTGCCGTTTTCAATGAGGTTGGTCGTAATTAATTAAGTTGATAGCAGGTAATTTGATTTGAAATAGGGTAGAATAAAGTGTCATTTCAGACGGCCTGAATTCCGTTCGGAGAACACGGGATTCTACCCTTTGTTTATATTTTAAAGAAAAGAGCTCACGCCATGATGGACGAAAAACTCAATTTCTCTTATCTGTTTGGTTCTAATGCGCCATACATCGAGGAGTTGTATGAAAAGTTTCTGGATAATCCGGAATCTGTCGATGAAAAATGGAAACAGTACTTTACCGATTTGAGTAAACAGCCGGGCGCAGTCGCTGTCGATGTTGCCCATACACCGATTCGTGAATCATTTGCCACTTTGGCTAAAAAGAAAATTGCCGCAGCCGTTTCAGGCGGTGTGGATGAGGCAATGATGAAAAAGCAAGTCAGCGTTTTGCGACTGATTTCTGCCTATCGTATCCAAGGCGTGGGTGCAGCCCAACTTGATCCGCTCAAACGTATTCCTCCTCAAAATATCGAAGCTCTCGATCCTAAATTCCACGGTCTGTCAGATGCCGATATGGCACTTCAGTTCAATATGGGCGAGGGCGATTTTTCCGGTCAGGGCAAACTGCCTCTGTCCCAAATCATCAGCAACCTCAAACAAACCTACTGCGGCCATATCGCGGTAGAGTATATCTACATCCCAAATACGGAAGAGCGCCGCTGGGTTCGCAATTATTTTGAAAGCGTACTGTCTACGCCAAGCTACAACGTTGAACAAAAACGCCGTATCTTGAAAGAAATGACTGCTGCCGAAACTCTGGAACGCTACCTGCATACCAAATATGTCGGTCAAAAACGCTTTGGTGTAGAAGGCGGTGAAAGCGCGATTGCCGGTTTGAACTACCTGATTCAAAATGCCGGTAAAGACGGCGTGGAAGAAGTCATCATCGGTATGGCACACCGTGGCCGTCTGAATGTTTTGGTGAACATTCTTGGTAAAAAACCCAGTGATTTATTCGCTGAGTTTGAAGGCCGTGCCGAAATCAAACTGCCTAGCGGCGACGTGAAATACCACATGGGCTTCAGCTCCGACATCGCTACGCCACACGGCCCGATGCACGTTTCTTTAGCATTCAACCCATCACACTTGGAAATCGTGAATCCGGTAGTGGAAGGTTCTGCACGCGCCAAACAAAAACGTTTGGGCGAAAACGGTCGCGATAAAGTCTTGCCAGTATTGATTCACGGTGACTCCGCATTTATTGGTTTGGGTGTTAACCAAGCAACATTCAACCTGTCTAAAACACGCGGTTATACCACAGGTGGTACTGTTCACATCGTGATCAACAACCAAATCGGCTTTACCACTTCGGATATTCGCGATACCCGTTCAACCGTA includes:
- the cysK gene encoding cysteine synthase A codes for the protein MKIANNITELIGNTPLVKLNRLTEGLKAQIAVKLEFFNPGSSVKDRIAEAMIEAAEQAGKINKDTVIVEATSGNTGIGLAMVCAARGYKLAITMPESMSKERKMLLRAFGAELILTPAAEGMAGAIAKAQSLVDEHPDTYFMPRQFDNEANPEVHRKTTAEEIWRDTDGQVDIFVAGVGTGGTITGVGEVLKKYKPEVQIVAVEPEASPVLSGGEKGPHPIQGLGAGFIPSVLNTTVYDSIVKVPNEAAFETARAMAEKEGILVGISSGAAVWSALQLAKKTENEGKLIVVLLPSYGERYLSTPLFADLA
- a CDS encoding membrane lipoprotein lipid attachment site-containing protein, with protein sequence MKKYILPILAVAVLAGCESIYVPTLKEVPVRPTNVKKPKADSQVSATSYHLAPSHWADVSKIHDEARRLSTQVSQGSLTKVQAAQYLNRFRIQQVGRNSVDDSMYEVYLRSAVDSQRGEITTEQSKQYIQGALRGWQQRWKNMDTKPSNPAFTNFLMEVMGMQPLK
- a CDS encoding YkvA family protein yields the protein MTHSPHQNTPDPEDYIPSFRRRNLDTSGFMKKLGRFAGRLGKPVVRQLYALYYLWESEHTPKRAKMIIVGALVYFLSPIDSIPDLLIPFGFSDDIAVIALVYSQMKNYLTEDIQEKARQAADKLFGS
- the sdhC gene encoding succinate dehydrogenase, cytochrome b556 subunit; translated protein: MSAKSRPVFLEIPNIRLPIPGIVSILHRISGVGLFVMLPVLLYFFSGTLDREASFEAYRSAISNPFVKLILIGLLWAYLHHFFAGIRFLFLDVHKGLELNTARTTAKVVFASALILTVVLGALLW
- the sdhD gene encoding succinate dehydrogenase, hydrophobic membrane anchor protein, translated to MVERKLTGAHYGLRDWAMQRATAVIMLVYTVVLLVVLFTLPKEYSAWQAFFDQTWVKVFTQVSFLAVFLHAWVGIRDLWMDYIKPFGLRLFLQVATIVWLVGCLVYSVKVIWG
- the sdhA gene encoding succinate dehydrogenase flavoprotein subunit; this translates as MGFPVRKFDAVIVGGGGAGLRAALQLSKSGLNCAVLSKVFPTRSHTVAAQGGISASLGNVQEDRWDWHMYDTVKGSDWLGDQDAIEFMCRAAPEAVIELEHMGMPFDRVESGKIYQRPFGGHTAEHGKRAVERACAVADRTGHAMLHTLYQQNVRANTQFFVEWTAQDLIRDENGDVVGVTAMEMETGEVYIFHAKAVMFATGGGGRIYASSTNAYMNTGDGLGICARAGIPLEDMEFWQFHPTGVAGAGVLITEGVRGEGGILLNADGERFMERYAPTVKDLASRDVVSRAMAMEIYEGRGCGKNKDHVLLKIDHIGAEKIMEKLPGIREISIQFAGIDPIKDPIPVVPTTHYMMGGIPTNYHGEVVVPQGEDYEVPVKGLYAAGECACASVHGANRLGTNSLLDLVVFGKAAGDSMIKFIKEQSDWKPLPANAGELTRQRIERLDNQTGGENVDALRRELQRSVQLHAGVFRTDEILSKGVREIMEIAERVKRTEIKDKSKVWNTARIEALELDNLIEVAKATLVSAEARKESRGAHASDDHPERDDENWMKHTLYHSDTNTLSYKPVHTKPLSVEYIKPAKRVY
- a CDS encoding succinate dehydrogenase iron-sulfur subunit, translated to MEKMSFEIYRYNPDVDAKPYMQRYELELEPTDVKLLDALVRLKAQDDTLSFRRSCREGICGSDGMNINGKNGLACLTDLRGLKQPVKIRPLPGLPVIRDLIVDMTQFFKQYHSIKPYVVNDNPIDADKERLQTQEERKELDGLYECILCACCSTACPSFWWNPDKFVGPSGLLNAYRFIADSRDTITNERLDNLNDPYRLFRCHTIMNCVDVCPKHLNPTRAIGKIKEIMLKRAV
- a CDS encoding succinate dehydrogenase assembly factor 2, translating into MMVFDDIAKRKIRFQTRRGLLELDLIFGRFMEKEFEHLSDQELSEFSEILEFQDQELLALINGHSATDKKHLIPMLEKIRQA
- the gltA gene encoding citrate synthase — encoded protein: MSKSVKLTTPNQETLELPVLEASIGHDVVDIRALTKNTGLFSFDPGFVSTASCESKITYIDGDEGLLYYRGYPIEQLAEKSDYLEVCYLLIYGELPTPEQKKEFDATVSRHTMLHEQLTWFFRGFRRDAHPMAMMVGVVGALSAFYQDSLDIANPEHRKIAIYRLISKIPTIAAMCYRYSNGLPFNYPKNNLSYAENFLHMMFATPCEEYKPNPVLARALDRIFILHADHEQNASTSTVRLAGSSGANPFACIAAGIACLWGASHGGANEAVLKMLDEIGDVSNVAAYMEGVKQRKYRLMGFGHRVYRNMDPRANIMRETCYEVLKELGLEDSPKFKLAMELEQIALKDPFFVERKLYPNVDFYSGIVLSALGIPTEMFTVIFALSRSVGWISHWHEMISDPALKIGRPRQLYTGAERRDYVPVDKR